The Oryzias latipes chromosome 4, ASM223467v1 genome includes a window with the following:
- the lhx4 gene encoding LIM/homeobox protein Lhx4, giving the protein MMQSAAVLPTESPVKSLPEILGVPLQQIPQCAGCSQHILDKFILKVLDRHWHSKCLKCADCQTPLADKCFSRAGSVYCKEDFFKRFGTKCASCQQGIPPTQVVRKAQDFVYHLHCFACIMCSRQLATGDEFYLMEDGRLVCKVDYETAKQNDDSEAGTKRPRTTITAKQLETLKSAYKNSPKPARHVREQLSSETGLDMRVVQVWFQNRRAKEKRLKKDAGRHRWTQFYKSVKRSRGGAKVEKESSADDAGLSDSELSFRDDQVLSDLGHTNGLYGSVGDVTSGGVLNGGFSVDAAGQPFHDIRAGSPYGLPHSPSSITSLPGHTPLLNSLGFNMDALVAQGGPGGVGQALRAMAGGPTSDLSTGSSTGYPDFPTSPASWLDEMDHSQF; this is encoded by the exons AGGCTGCAGTCAGCACATCCTGGACAAGTTCATCCTGAAGGTGCTGGACAGACACTGGCACTCCAAGTGCCTCAAATGCGCAGACTGCCAGACTCCGCTTGCGGACAAATGCTTCTCCCGCGCAGGCAGCGTCTACTGCAAAGAGGACTTCTTCAA GCGTTTTGGAACAAAATGTGCATCGTGCCAACAGGGCATCCCTCCGACGCAGGTGGTGCGGAAGGCCCAGGACTTTGTGTACCACCTTCATTGCTTCGCTTGCATCATGTGCAGCAGGCAACTCGCCACGGGGGACGAGTTTTACCTGATGGAGGACGGTAGGCTGGTGTGCAAGGTGGATTACGAAACCGCAAAACAAAacg acgaTTCCGAGGCAGGAACCAAGCGGCCCAGGACCACCATCACAGCCAAGCAGCTGGAGACCCTCAAAAGTGCCTACAAGAACTCGCCAAAGCCAGCACGCCACGTCAGGGAACAGCTGTCCTCGGAGACGGGACTCGACATGAGGGTGGTGCAG gttTGGTTCCAGAACCGGCGAGCGAAGGAAAAGCGTCTTAAGAAAGACGCAGGACGCCATCGCTGGACTCAGTTTTATAAAAGTGTCAAGCGCAGCCGAGGAGGAGCCAAAGTGGAGAAGGAGAGCTCGGCGGATGACGCAGGACTCAGCGACAGTGAACTCAGCTTCAGAG ACGACCAAGTCCTGTCAGACCTGGGTCACACCAACGGGTTGTACGGGAGTGTGGGTGACGTGACCAGCGGCGGCGTCCTGAACGGAGGCTTCTCTGTGGACGCGGCGGGACAACCCTTCCATGACATCAGAGCGGGAAGCCCTTACGGTCTCCCACACTCTCCGTCCTCCATCACCTCCCTGCCTGGCCACACCCCTCTCCTCAACAGCCTGGGCTTTAACATGGACGCTCTCGTGGCGCAGGGGGGGCCGGGTGGCGTGGGACAGGCTCTGAGGGCCATGGCAGGAGGCCCCACGTCAGACCTCTCCACAGGCAGCAGTACTGGATACCCTGACTTTCCCACCAGCCCAGCATCGTGGCTGGATGAGATGGACCATTCCCAGTTTTGA